One Mya arenaria isolate MELC-2E11 chromosome 7, ASM2691426v1 genomic window carries:
- the LOC128240158 gene encoding uncharacterized protein LOC128240158 isoform X2, giving the protein MSVIFGSILCCCLTLLHAFLFDQKNLPDCTPDEVRQHCHDRAVKCTRLDYTHPIYYCIECQPGFHGNRCGQGSSLTSMLPPTAATQAVQTTRTPLTQTSTTKTAPEVHQYCNRYSVVADLSHGQPVSNGFAPHCPSGSYASTEAFVLNNCNVSTPDMWHQGKQIALQVDCDQTPEVRTVVQGGLGFLDPNYYYTIA; this is encoded by the exons CCTTCCTTTTTGATCAGAAAAACCTTCCCGATTGCACACCAGACGAAGTTCGACAACATTGCCATGATAGAGCTGTAAAATGTACTCGTTTAGATTACACTCACCCTATATACTATTGTATTGAATGCCAACCTGGCTTTCATGGAAATAGATGTGGACAAG GTTCATCTCTTACCTCAATGTTACCGCCAACAGCTGCAACACAAGCGGTCCAGACAACTAGAACCCCACTGACGCAGACATCAACAACGAAAAccgcccccgaag TCCACCAGTATTGCAACAGGTATTCAGTTGTGGCTGATTTGTCACATGGCCAGCCCGTATCCAATGGTTTCGCTCCACATTGTCCGTCCGGATCGTACGCTTCGACGGAAGCTTTTGTATTAAACAATTGCAATGTAAGCACCCCTGACATGTGGCATCAAGGAAAGCAG ATTGCCCTTCAAGTCGACTGCGACCAAACGCCAGAAGTCCGAACTGTTGTGCAAGGTGGTCTTGGATTCCTCGACCCAAACTACTACTACACAATTGCTTAA
- the LOC128240158 gene encoding uncharacterized protein LOC128240158 isoform X1 yields the protein MSVIFGSILCCCLTLLHAFLFDQKNLPDCTPDEVRQHCHDRAVKCTRLDYTHPIYYCIECQPGFHGNRCGQGSSLTSMLPPTAATQAVQTTRTPLTQTSTTKTAPEVHQYCNRYSVVADLSHGQPVSNGFAPHCPSGSYASTEAFVLNNCNVSTPDMWHQGKQVMSDCNSIPKFTAVGTYLHGYYPLGTGLSGVLLECLPNGFSIALQVDCDQTPEVRTVVQGGLGFLDPNYYYTIA from the exons CCTTCCTTTTTGATCAGAAAAACCTTCCCGATTGCACACCAGACGAAGTTCGACAACATTGCCATGATAGAGCTGTAAAATGTACTCGTTTAGATTACACTCACCCTATATACTATTGTATTGAATGCCAACCTGGCTTTCATGGAAATAGATGTGGACAAG GTTCATCTCTTACCTCAATGTTACCGCCAACAGCTGCAACACAAGCGGTCCAGACAACTAGAACCCCACTGACGCAGACATCAACAACGAAAAccgcccccgaag TCCACCAGTATTGCAACAGGTATTCAGTTGTGGCTGATTTGTCACATGGCCAGCCCGTATCCAATGGTTTCGCTCCACATTGTCCGTCCGGATCGTACGCTTCGACGGAAGCTTTTGTATTAAACAATTGCAATGTAAGCACCCCTGACATGTGGCATCAAGGAAAGCAG GTTATGAGTGATTGCAACTCCATTCCGAAGTTTACGGCAGTTGGAACGTACCTGCATGGCTATTATCCTCTTGGCACTGGCTTATCAGGCGTGCTCCTCGAATGCCTTCCCAACGGGTTTTCG ATTGCCCTTCAAGTCGACTGCGACCAAACGCCAGAAGTCCGAACTGTTGTGCAAGGTGGTCTTGGATTCCTCGACCCAAACTACTACTACACAATTGCTTAA